One Archocentrus centrarchus isolate MPI-CPG fArcCen1 chromosome 10, fArcCen1, whole genome shotgun sequence genomic region harbors:
- the LOC115786749 gene encoding gap junction alpha-3 protein-like, with protein sequence MGDWNLLGKLLEKAQEHSTVVGKVWLTVLFIFRILILSAATEKVWGDEQSGFTCDTKQPGCENVCYDITFPISHVRFWVLQIIFVSTPTLIYLGHILHLVRMEEKEKEKEREKEHAHHSDKQTLIVDLKHKKALIRDNKGRVRLQGELLRTYVFNVIFKTLFEVGFIVAQYFLYGFELKPMYACERPPCQNVVNCYISRPTEKTIFIIFMLGVASFSLLLNLIEIYHLGFTKCRQGITFRRRNQSHESISKEPIEAAGLFAPSYDDCFQGHRQVQPAYPPVPCYTAATDSSFHPYHSKAAYKQNKDNLAVERSSSSKPEECDLKGKKGAGSAPGSPTQARPGHSAKHSSNKTRIDDLKI encoded by the coding sequence ATGGGGGACTGGAACCTGCTGGGAAAGCTCCTAGAAAAAGCTCAGGAGCACTCCACCGTGGTGGGGAAGGTGTGGCTCACTGTCCTGTTCATATTCCGCATCCTGATCCTGAGCGCTGCGACAGAGAAGGTGTGGGGCGACGAGCAGTCGGGCTTCACCTGCGACACCAAGCAGCCTGGTTGCGAGAACGTGTGCTACGACATCACTTTCCCCATATCCCACGTCCGCTTTTGGGTGCTGCAGATAATCTTTGTGTCCACACCCACTTTAATATACCTGGGGCACATTCTCCATCTTGTGAGGatggaggaaaaggagaaagagaaggagagagaaaaggagcatGCTCATCATTCAGACAAACAGACTCTCATTGTGGACTTGAAGCACAAGAAGGCTCTGATAAGGGACAATAAGGGGAGGGTGCGCCTGCAGGGGGAGCTTTTGCGCACATATGTCTTCAATGTAATCTTCAAGACGCTGTTTGAGGTGGGCTTCAttgtggcccagtactttttgTACGGCTTTGAGCTGAAACCTATGTATGCGTGTGAGAGACCACCCTGCCAAAATGTGGTCAACTGCTACATATCCCGCCCCACAGAGAAaaccatcttcatcatcttcatgcTCGGAGtggcctctttctctctgttactCAACCTCATAGAGATCTACCATCTGGGCTTCACCAAGTGCCGCCAGGGCATCACCTTCAGGAGACGTAACCAGTCCCATGAGAGTATCTCCAAGGAGCCCATTGAGGCTGCAGGGCTGTTTGCCCCAAGTTACGACGACTGCTTCCAGGGGCACCGCCAAGTCCAGCCTGCTTACCCGCCCGTACCCTGCTACACTGCGGCCACAGACTCGTCCTTCCACCCCTACCACAGTAAGGCAGCCTACAAACAGAACAAGGACAACTTAGCGGtggagaggagcagcagcagcaagccaGAGGAATGTGACCTGAAAGGAAAGAAGGGAGCAGGATCTGCCCCTGGGTCACCTACGCAGGCCAGGCCCGGCCACAGtgccaaacacagcagcaacaagACTAGAATAGATGATCTGAAGATATGA
- the vma21 gene encoding vacuolar ATPase assembly integral membrane protein vma21, translated as MDGTVKASPDAAAVPPQYFRGNESSLVSALKTLLFFTILMVTVPIGLYFASKVYVFEGSMKMSSSDSYFYAAIVAVLAVHVVLALFVYVAWNEGMPKGKGKHD; from the exons ATGGACGGAACCGTGAAAGCATCTCCAGACGCTGCAGCCGTGCCGCCGCAGTATTTTAGAGG AAATGAAAGCTCCCTGGTTTCAGCCCTCAAGACGCTGCTGTTCTTCACCATCCTCATGGTCACGGTGCCTATTGGACTGTATTTCGCATCAAAGGTTTACGTCTTTGAAG gtTCGATGAAGATGTCAAGCTCTGACAGTTACTTCTATGCAGCCATTGTGGCGGTTCTTGCTGTGCATGTGGTGctggctttgtttgtttatgtggcCTGGAACGAAGGCATGCCCAAAGGCAAGGGCAAACATGATTAA